A genomic region of Gemmatimonadota bacterium contains the following coding sequences:
- a CDS encoding S9 family peptidase yields MRTTASILGLVVGAATLSAQVPGPSFRDVINLQSLGSPAISPDGKAVAYTIRTTDWKDNRFDTEIWLWRQGAGSIQLTRSPKGSSTAPRWSPDGKWLGFLADRGDRQQLYVIGAMGGEAIRLTGLKDGVADYRWSPVGGKIALAATEPETEAATKAKALYGDFFMEENDYRMTHLWVMDADPTRWLGDSTGLPKPTRLTEGGAYTVGSFGWSPDGSRIAFDHRRDPLLHSGSTTDISIVTVTNRAVTPLVVRIGSDGSPVWSPDGQWVAFTTSAGDTVSNFYKNSQLMKVAAGGGVPTRLAADFDEMIGSLLWTPDGIWFTAFNKTTSGFVQVDPVTGRAERDTGSPFVAIGGADVTRDGKWWVISAQKDGMSLPELYRGEVTGPGGPEKLTDMTAQIASWNVGQNEVVSWPSRDGTIIEGVLHKPKDWQPGKKYPLFVVIHGGPTGIDVPQPAPFYVYPIPQWVAKGALVLRPNYRGSAGYGEKFRSLNVRNLGVGDMWDVMSGVDHLIKNGMVDSTKMAAMGWSQGGYISAFLTTNTSRFKAISVGAGISNWVTYYVSTDIYPFTRQYLKATPWDDMAIYLKTSPMTAIKQARTPTLIQHGQFDWRVPIQNAYELNQGLLDQGVPSELMVYRGFGHGINKPKEQLAAVWHNWRWFGKYIFGEQVTIPLDEPPTP; encoded by the coding sequence ATGCGGACGACAGCGTCGATACTGGGGTTGGTGGTTGGTGCGGCAACACTCTCGGCCCAGGTGCCGGGGCCGAGTTTTCGGGACGTCATCAACCTGCAGAGCCTCGGCTCGCCGGCGATTTCGCCGGACGGGAAGGCGGTGGCCTATACGATCCGGACGACTGATTGGAAGGACAACCGGTTCGACACGGAGATCTGGTTGTGGCGTCAGGGGGCCGGCTCAATTCAACTGACCCGGTCGCCCAAGGGCAGCAGTACCGCGCCACGATGGTCACCGGATGGAAAGTGGCTCGGTTTCTTGGCCGACCGGGGCGACCGGCAGCAGTTGTATGTGATCGGGGCCATGGGCGGAGAGGCGATTCGGCTCACCGGCCTCAAGGATGGCGTGGCCGACTATCGGTGGTCGCCGGTGGGTGGGAAGATCGCCTTGGCGGCCACCGAGCCCGAGACCGAAGCCGCGACCAAAGCGAAGGCGCTGTACGGCGACTTCTTCATGGAAGAGAATGACTACCGGATGACCCATCTTTGGGTCATGGACGCCGATCCGACCCGGTGGCTCGGCGACTCGACCGGGCTGCCGAAGCCGACCCGGCTGACCGAGGGCGGCGCCTACACGGTGGGTTCGTTCGGGTGGTCGCCGGATGGAAGCCGGATTGCGTTCGATCACCGACGCGATCCGCTGCTGCACTCGGGGTCAACGACTGATATCTCGATCGTGACGGTGACCAATCGGGCCGTGACGCCGTTGGTGGTTCGAATTGGATCGGACGGGTCGCCGGTGTGGTCGCCCGACGGGCAATGGGTTGCCTTCACCACGTCCGCAGGCGATACCGTCTCCAATTTCTACAAGAACAGCCAGCTCATGAAAGTGGCGGCGGGAGGCGGAGTGCCGACGCGGTTGGCGGCCGACTTCGACGAGATGATCGGCTCGCTGTTGTGGACGCCGGACGGGATTTGGTTCACGGCCTTCAACAAGACGACGTCGGGCTTCGTCCAAGTCGATCCGGTCACCGGCCGAGCGGAGCGCGATACGGGGTCGCCGTTCGTGGCGATCGGTGGGGCCGATGTGACGCGGGACGGCAAGTGGTGGGTGATCTCGGCGCAGAAGGACGGGATGTCGTTGCCGGAGTTGTACCGGGGCGAAGTGACCGGGCCGGGCGGGCCGGAAAAGCTGACCGACATGACGGCCCAGATTGCCTCGTGGAACGTCGGGCAAAACGAAGTGGTGAGCTGGCCGAGTCGGGACGGCACGATCATCGAAGGCGTACTCCACAAGCCGAAGGACTGGCAGCCGGGGAAGAAGTACCCGTTGTTCGTGGTGATTCACGGCGGGCCGACCGGGATCGACGTTCCCCAGCCGGCGCCGTTCTACGTCTATCCGATTCCCCAGTGGGTGGCCAAGGGCGCCCTGGTACTCCGGCCGAACTACCGAGGCTCGGCTGGCTATGGCGAGAAGTTCCGGTCGCTCAACGTCCGGAACCTCGGCGTCGGCGATATGTGGGACGTGATGTCGGGTGTTGACCATCTGATCAAGAATGGCATGGTCGACAGCACCAAGATGGCGGCCATGGGTTGGAGCCAGGGCGGGTACATCTCCGCGTTTCTGACGACCAATACCTCGCGGTTCAAGGCCATTTCGGTGGGGGCCGGAATTTCGAATTGGGTGACGTACTACGTCTCGACCGACATCTATCCGTTCACGCGCCAGTACCTCAAGGCCACGCCGTGGGACGACATGGCGATTTACCTCAAGACCTCACCGATGACGGCGATCAAGCAGGCCCGGACGCCGACCTTGATTCAGCACGGGCAGTTCGACTGGCGGGTGCCGATCCAGAATGCCTACGAATTGAACCAGGGGTTACTCGATCAGGGGGTCCCGAGCGAGCTGATGGTCTACCGCGGCTTTGGGCACGGGATCAACAAACCGAAGGAGCAGCTCGCAGCGGTGTGGCATAACTGGCGGTGGTTTGGGAAGTACATCTTCGGCGAGCAAGTGACGATTCCGCTGGACGAACCCCCGACGCCGTGA
- a CDS encoding pyridoxal-phosphate dependent enzyme: MIGVPTLDEITAARERLKGFAVRTPLVRWYEGPAEIYLKLETLQPIGSFKIRGARNALATAPAGALNAGVFTASAGNMAQGVAWCARDLGVPCTVVVPDHAPATKLEAIGRLGAAVIKVPFDRWWRVLQERRFEGLDGFFVHPVSDPAVIAGNGTIGLEIAEDLPDVDLVLAPYGGGGLSCGIAAALRAVAPGARVVAVEPDTAAPLAASLAAGVPTPVNYVPTFIDGSGGKSVLAEMWPLARDLLGGSVPVSVAEVAEAIRLMAERVRIVAEGAGGLALAAARSGRVPGRKIVCVVSGGNLDAARLITILEGRVP, encoded by the coding sequence GTGATCGGCGTTCCGACGCTCGATGAGATCACCGCAGCGCGGGAACGGCTGAAGGGCTTTGCCGTTCGGACGCCCTTGGTGCGGTGGTACGAGGGGCCGGCGGAGATCTATCTCAAGCTCGAAACATTGCAGCCGATCGGTTCCTTCAAGATTCGAGGCGCCCGGAATGCGCTCGCGACGGCTCCGGCCGGGGCGCTGAATGCCGGAGTGTTTACCGCGAGCGCCGGCAACATGGCCCAAGGAGTGGCGTGGTGCGCCCGGGACCTCGGGGTTCCGTGCACGGTGGTGGTGCCGGACCATGCGCCCGCCACCAAGCTCGAGGCGATCGGGCGGTTAGGCGCGGCGGTCATCAAGGTGCCGTTCGACCGGTGGTGGCGGGTGTTGCAGGAGCGGCGGTTCGAGGGGTTGGACGGGTTCTTCGTCCATCCGGTGTCGGATCCGGCGGTGATTGCCGGGAACGGCACCATCGGGCTTGAGATCGCCGAGGATTTGCCGGACGTCGATCTGGTGCTGGCTCCCTATGGCGGCGGCGGGTTGTCCTGCGGAATCGCGGCGGCGCTCCGGGCGGTGGCGCCGGGGGCGCGGGTCGTGGCGGTCGAGCCGGACACGGCGGCGCCGTTGGCGGCGTCCCTGGCGGCTGGGGTGCCGACTCCTGTGAACTATGTCCCGACGTTCATTGACGGATCGGGTGGCAAGTCGGTGCTCGCCGAGATGTGGCCGTTGGCGCGGGATCTCTTGGGCGGGTCGGTGCCGGTGTCGGTCGCGGAGGTTGCCGAGGCGATTCGGCTGATGGCGGAGCGGGTCCGGATCGTGGCTGAGGGTGCCGGAGGGTTGGCGCTGGCCGCGGCGCGGTCGGGCCGGGTGCCGGGCCGGAAGATCGTCTGTGTGGTGTCGGGCGGGAATCTCGACGCGGCCCGATTGATCACCATACTAGAGGGGCGGGTGCCGTAA
- a CDS encoding 4-coumarate--CoA ligase family protein → MIHRSRYPDVSYPNVAFSTLLLDRMKERPDQVAMIDAATDRHVTCGQIVDDTRRLASGLARRKFGPGQVFAVLLPNLIEYAAILLGVSQTGGTSTTLNPLATADDLAAQLGETKARFLVTVPALLDRALDGAKRAGVEEVFVLGTAPGATPLVTLFDVDPIAVDVAIDPRTAIAVMPWSSGTSGRPKAVILTHECIVSQLRQFVAVQQPTSTDSVAAVLPFFHIYGLTLILLSNLWNGGRLVVIGRFELEPFLATLAKYRVSVAPLVPPIVVALAKHPVVDRYDLSALKFVMSGAAPLGAEIEVACGNRLKCLVVQGYGMTELSGASHLSPRDPAVVRHGSVGFLAPSQEARIVDPATGLDQDVGGRGEVLLRGPNVMKGYLNRPAETAATLDQDHWLHTGDIGYVDADGYYYIVDRVKELIKYKGHQVAPADLEAVLLSHPAIADAAVIPSPDPEAGEVPKAFVVLKAPLTPDEIMAYVASKVSPIDKVRRVEIVESIPKSPSGKILRRILVEQEQAKAAAQ, encoded by the coding sequence ATGATTCACCGAAGCCGGTACCCGGACGTCAGCTACCCGAACGTCGCGTTCTCGACCCTCCTGCTCGACCGGATGAAGGAACGGCCGGACCAGGTGGCCATGATCGACGCGGCCACCGACCGTCATGTCACCTGTGGTCAGATCGTCGACGACACCCGCCGGCTGGCATCGGGCCTGGCCCGGAGAAAGTTCGGGCCCGGCCAAGTCTTTGCCGTGTTACTCCCGAATCTGATCGAGTACGCGGCCATCCTCCTCGGCGTCAGTCAAACCGGCGGAACCTCGACCACGTTGAACCCGCTCGCCACCGCCGACGACTTGGCCGCTCAGCTCGGCGAGACCAAAGCCCGCTTCTTGGTTACTGTGCCGGCTCTGCTCGACCGGGCCCTGGATGGAGCCAAGCGAGCGGGAGTCGAGGAGGTGTTCGTGCTGGGCACCGCACCCGGCGCGACCCCGCTAGTCACCCTGTTCGACGTTGATCCGATCGCCGTCGACGTCGCCATCGATCCGAGAACCGCCATCGCCGTCATGCCGTGGTCGAGCGGCACCAGCGGCCGCCCGAAAGCGGTCATCCTGACGCACGAATGCATCGTCTCGCAATTGCGCCAGTTCGTTGCGGTTCAACAACCGACCAGCACGGATTCCGTCGCCGCCGTGCTGCCGTTCTTCCACATCTACGGGCTGACCTTGATCCTGCTCAGCAACCTGTGGAACGGCGGCCGCTTGGTGGTGATCGGCCGGTTCGAGTTGGAACCGTTCCTCGCCACCTTGGCCAAGTACCGGGTTTCGGTAGCGCCGCTGGTCCCGCCGATCGTGGTCGCCCTGGCGAAACATCCGGTGGTCGACCGGTATGACCTCTCGGCCCTCAAGTTTGTGATGTCGGGCGCCGCACCGCTCGGCGCGGAGATCGAGGTTGCCTGCGGCAACCGGCTCAAGTGCTTGGTGGTGCAGGGCTATGGGATGACCGAGTTGTCGGGCGCGAGCCACCTCTCTCCCCGAGACCCGGCCGTGGTCCGCCACGGTTCCGTTGGCTTCCTGGCCCCGAGCCAGGAAGCCCGCATCGTCGATCCAGCAACGGGTCTGGACCAGGACGTCGGCGGCCGGGGCGAAGTCCTGCTGCGGGGGCCGAACGTCATGAAGGGCTACCTGAATCGCCCGGCCGAAACCGCCGCGACGCTTGACCAGGACCACTGGCTCCACACCGGAGATATCGGCTACGTCGACGCCGACGGTTACTACTACATCGTCGACCGGGTCAAGGAACTCATCAAGTACAAGGGCCATCAGGTGGCCCCGGCCGACCTCGAGGCCGTTCTGCTGAGCCATCCCGCCATCGCCGATGCGGCCGTCATTCCAAGCCCCGACCCGGAAGCGGGTGAGGTTCCGAAAGCCTTCGTGGTCCTGAAAGCACCGCTCACCCCCGACGAGATCATGGCCTACGTGGCCTCCAAGGTCTCGCCGATCGACAAGGTTCGCCGGGTGGAAATCGTCGAGTCGATTCCGAAGTCTCCCTCGGGCAAGATTCTCCGCCGAATCCTGGTCGAGCAGGAACAAGCGAAAGCGGCCGCCCAATGA
- a CDS encoding M20/M25/M40 family metallo-hydrolase — MWSRNRSMVVGLALATGCGGARPVESVGPNASSPAAVLALLTALAHDSLEGRLTGTPGIAKAAGIISREMARVGLTPVGDSGYLQRIPLTMTTRVVNQREVAAINLVASFAARDSFPTAKRVPGFNILGKLEGADPSLAREHIVVGAHYDHIGVRAHPSGDSIFNGADDDASGVVAVLKIAEQLKAGPQPRRTIIFAAWTGEERGLLGARWYSDHPVLPLDQMALNLEIEMIGRPDSLAGGPGRAWLTGYERSTMGPALAAAGIPIVPDKRPAQNFFRRSDNYQFALKGIVAHTLSSYNMHADYHQPSDQADKVDSVHMTSVINAAAKAVRLLADGPKPQWNPGGRPTPAPRQD; from the coding sequence ATGTGGAGTCGTAACCGTTCGATGGTGGTTGGGCTCGCGCTGGCCACCGGATGCGGAGGTGCCCGCCCGGTTGAGTCTGTCGGACCCAACGCCTCGTCACCCGCCGCGGTACTGGCCCTCCTCACGGCACTCGCCCACGACTCCCTCGAGGGACGGCTCACGGGGACACCCGGGATTGCCAAAGCGGCCGGCATCATCAGCCGCGAAATGGCCCGGGTCGGGCTCACGCCGGTTGGCGACAGCGGCTATCTCCAGCGAATCCCGCTGACCATGACGACTCGGGTCGTCAACCAGCGCGAAGTGGCGGCGATCAACTTGGTCGCCAGTTTCGCCGCCCGCGATTCGTTCCCGACCGCGAAACGGGTTCCGGGCTTCAATATCTTGGGCAAATTGGAAGGTGCCGACCCATCACTGGCCCGAGAGCACATCGTGGTGGGGGCCCACTACGACCACATCGGCGTTCGGGCCCATCCGAGTGGCGACTCGATCTTCAACGGCGCCGACGACGATGCCTCTGGCGTCGTCGCCGTGCTCAAGATCGCCGAGCAACTCAAGGCCGGACCTCAGCCTCGCCGGACCATCATTTTCGCGGCCTGGACCGGCGAGGAACGGGGACTCTTGGGCGCTCGGTGGTATTCCGACCACCCCGTACTGCCGCTCGACCAGATGGCACTCAACCTCGAGATCGAAATGATCGGCCGGCCCGATTCGCTGGCCGGGGGCCCGGGCCGAGCCTGGCTCACCGGCTACGAACGGAGCACCATGGGCCCGGCCCTCGCGGCAGCGGGAATCCCGATCGTCCCCGACAAACGACCGGCCCAGAACTTCTTCCGTCGAAGCGACAACTACCAGTTCGCGCTGAAGGGAATTGTGGCGCACACGCTGTCGAGCTACAACATGCATGCCGACTACCACCAGCCCAGCGACCAAGCCGACAAAGTCGACTCGGTGCACATGACCTCCGTCATCAATGCGGCCGCCAAAGCCGTTCGCCTCCTGGCCGACGGCCCGAAGCCACAGTGGAATCCAGGCGGCCGCCCGACCCCGGCCCCACGGCAGGATTGA
- a CDS encoding MFS transporter, translated as MSSCASCPHPSPRNTKTPLSSRRIHLAVFVAALGYFVDVYDLLLFSIVRVPSLLSLGVAQADVLAVGVRLINMQMTGLLLGGIAWGILADNYGRRSVLFGSILMYSLANIANAGVQTVDQYAWLRFIAGIGLAGELGAGITLVAEIMSREGRGWGTTIVASLGLLGAVVAGLVGDLFPWRTAYVIGGVLGLSLLALRIGVTESGMFEAVKKKAVGKGNMLLLFSTPTRALRYLSVVLVGLPTWFVMGILVTFSPEIGKALGLETAPTAGRAVMFAYIGATLGDLLSGALSQVLRSRKKALLVFITLCGLGIANYFIMGGLGSLTAFYLACGILGATSGYWAVFVTVASEQFGTNLRGTVASTAPNFVRGAVVPLTIVFQALKPELGIPGSAMAVGAATLVIAYLSLAGLEETFGKNLDYVES; from the coding sequence ATGAGTTCATGCGCCTCGTGTCCGCATCCCTCACCCCGAAACACTAAGACCCCCTTGTCCTCTCGAAGAATCCATCTCGCCGTCTTCGTCGCGGCCCTCGGGTATTTCGTCGACGTCTACGACCTGCTGTTGTTCAGCATCGTGCGGGTCCCAAGCCTGTTGAGCCTGGGCGTCGCCCAAGCGGATGTCCTGGCGGTCGGGGTTCGGCTCATCAACATGCAGATGACCGGATTGCTCCTCGGCGGGATCGCCTGGGGTATCCTGGCCGACAATTACGGGCGCCGGTCCGTGCTGTTCGGTTCGATCCTGATGTATTCCCTGGCCAACATCGCCAATGCCGGAGTCCAAACGGTCGATCAGTACGCCTGGCTCCGGTTCATTGCCGGGATCGGACTGGCCGGCGAACTGGGCGCCGGCATCACGCTGGTGGCGGAAATCATGTCCCGCGAAGGGCGCGGCTGGGGCACCACCATCGTCGCGAGTCTCGGCCTCCTTGGCGCGGTCGTCGCTGGCTTGGTCGGCGACCTGTTTCCGTGGCGGACGGCCTACGTCATCGGCGGGGTCCTGGGCCTTTCGCTCCTGGCCCTTCGAATCGGCGTCACCGAGTCGGGCATGTTCGAGGCGGTCAAGAAGAAGGCCGTCGGCAAGGGCAATATGCTTCTGCTCTTTTCGACTCCAACCCGAGCCCTCCGCTACCTGTCGGTGGTACTCGTCGGGCTCCCGACTTGGTTTGTCATGGGTATCCTGGTCACCTTCTCGCCTGAAATCGGCAAAGCCCTCGGGCTCGAGACGGCACCAACCGCCGGCCGCGCGGTCATGTTCGCCTACATCGGCGCCACCTTGGGCGATCTCCTGAGCGGCGCCTTGAGTCAAGTGCTCCGGAGCCGGAAGAAGGCCCTCCTCGTCTTCATCACGCTCTGCGGGCTCGGAATCGCCAACTACTTCATCATGGGCGGCCTGGGCTCACTGACCGCGTTCTATCTGGCCTGCGGAATCCTCGGGGCAACCTCCGGATACTGGGCCGTATTCGTCACGGTGGCATCCGAGCAGTTCGGCACCAATCTTCGGGGCACCGTGGCATCAACTGCCCCGAACTTCGTCCGGGGGGCCGTCGTGCCGCTGACCATCGTGTTCCAGGCCCTGAAGCCCGAGCTCGGTATTCCAGGCAGCGCCATGGCCGTCGGGGCCGCAACGTTGGTCATCGCCTATCTCTCCCTAGCCGGACTGGAAGAGACGTTCGGAAAGAATTTGGACTATGTGGAGTCGTAA
- a CDS encoding class C beta-lactamase-related serine hydrolase produces the protein MLRRIILVLLGVLAPMPATAQSSRYFPAKADWQRRSPAEVGLDSAALAAAVAFARSADIGWPTNLIEQIKKNTAKEPFPAIVGPVKDRAQTNGIIIKNGYLVAEWGNTSQVDMTFSVAKSYLSTVAGLAFDRGLIPDLTAPEARLIKDGGFDSPHNAKITWHMHLNQTSEWEGTLWDKPDVADRRLGYDRALTEPGTTWEYNDVRVNRLALSLLRLFRKPLPDVFKQAIADPIGMSDSWLWHGYFNAYAEIDGRRMPSVSGGGHWGGGFWATTLDHARFGLLMARHGNWAGKQLLSEQWIEKALTPTPLRPVYGYMWWLNTDRLQFPAASASSFFALGAGGNVIWIDPAQDLVVVVRWFDNARTNEFMRLVSASLTPKH, from the coding sequence ATGCTCCGTAGAATCATCCTTGTTCTCCTCGGCGTGCTCGCGCCGATGCCGGCCACCGCCCAGTCCAGCCGGTACTTCCCGGCCAAGGCCGACTGGCAGCGGCGCTCGCCCGCCGAGGTCGGGCTCGATTCAGCGGCCCTCGCGGCGGCTGTGGCCTTTGCCAGGTCCGCGGATATCGGATGGCCGACCAACCTCATTGAGCAGATCAAGAAGAACACCGCCAAGGAACCGTTCCCCGCCATCGTCGGGCCGGTCAAGGACCGCGCCCAAACCAACGGGATCATCATCAAGAACGGGTACCTGGTGGCCGAGTGGGGCAACACCAGTCAGGTCGACATGACCTTCAGCGTCGCCAAGAGCTACCTCTCCACCGTGGCGGGGTTGGCCTTTGACCGAGGTTTGATTCCCGATCTCACCGCCCCCGAAGCCCGGCTCATCAAGGATGGCGGGTTCGACAGCCCCCACAATGCCAAAATCACCTGGCACATGCACCTCAACCAGACCAGCGAATGGGAAGGGACCCTCTGGGACAAGCCCGATGTCGCCGACCGGCGTTTGGGCTACGACCGGGCCCTGACCGAGCCCGGTACCACCTGGGAATACAACGACGTTCGCGTCAATCGGCTGGCCCTGTCCCTGCTCCGGTTGTTTCGGAAGCCGTTACCCGACGTCTTCAAGCAAGCCATCGCCGACCCGATCGGGATGTCCGACAGTTGGCTCTGGCACGGGTACTTCAACGCGTACGCCGAGATCGACGGGCGGCGGATGCCATCGGTGAGCGGAGGTGGCCACTGGGGAGGCGGGTTCTGGGCCACCACCCTCGACCACGCCCGATTTGGCCTCCTGATGGCCCGCCACGGAAACTGGGCCGGGAAGCAGCTCCTGTCAGAGCAGTGGATCGAGAAGGCCCTGACGCCCACTCCGCTCCGCCCGGTCTACGGCTACATGTGGTGGCTCAACACCGACCGCTTACAATTCCCCGCCGCCTCGGCCTCCAGTTTTTTTGCCCTGGGCGCCGGCGGCAACGTCATCTGGATCGACCCGGCCCAAGATCTCGTAGTCGTGGTCCGATGGTTCGACAACGCCCGGACCAATGAGTTCATGCGCCTCGTGTCCGCATCCCTCACCCCGAAACACTAA
- a CDS encoding class A beta-lactamase-related serine hydrolase, protein MKVVVLGSLLALVAVPVMEAQRPEALDSVFSAYDRTDGPGCAVAVSRDGKVLAARGFGMSDLAQNLAITPHSVFHVASVSKQFTGMSLVLLAKSGAVSLDDDIRKYLPELPSYSQVVTIRHLLTHTGGIRDQWSLLMTAGWRLGDDLITEQDVLEIVVRQRSLNFAPGTDWLYSNSGFSLAAIIVKRVTGKTLREYAEEQMFRPLQMSQTHFHDDNGMVVLGRTRGYGYQGAWKETVPNYSTVGATSLFTTVIDLVQWHRHLDEGLLGGPESLRTLLTPAVLTSGDSLKYALGIQHGSYRGVPTISHSGGDPGYRTHLLHFPRFKGGVSVLCNQNEANPVLLGEQTADRFFASELQPVRIPGDSAAGGALVEATGLYWSEQTEGIATVEIEGTRLGWKTGPVSTRLRRLTEDSYSIGNGPGRLQVVPNGVVARTGNGEPSRYARVDAWVPSAADRAALAGRYTSDEIGVTWQIRLAGDTLSLERRKFSAAPLTAVFRDTYTASSGGLQLVIRAVRDKAGKVTGVTVGSGRVRRVAFSKEKA, encoded by the coding sequence ATGAAGGTTGTGGTGCTTGGATCGCTGCTGGCGTTGGTGGCCGTGCCCGTTATGGAGGCCCAGCGCCCGGAGGCGCTGGATTCGGTTTTTTCGGCGTACGATCGGACCGATGGACCCGGCTGCGCCGTGGCCGTGAGTCGCGATGGGAAGGTGCTGGCCGCCCGCGGTTTTGGAATGTCCGACCTGGCTCAAAACCTCGCGATCACGCCGCACTCGGTGTTTCATGTGGCGTCGGTCTCGAAGCAGTTCACCGGGATGAGCTTGGTGCTGCTGGCCAAGAGCGGCGCCGTCTCGCTGGATGACGACATCCGGAAGTATCTCCCCGAGCTTCCGTCATACAGCCAAGTGGTGACCATCCGTCACCTCCTGACCCACACCGGCGGGATCCGCGACCAGTGGAGTCTGTTGATGACGGCCGGTTGGCGGCTCGGTGATGACCTGATTACCGAGCAAGACGTGCTCGAGATCGTGGTCCGGCAGCGCTCGCTGAACTTCGCACCGGGGACCGATTGGCTCTACAGTAATTCTGGATTCTCGTTGGCCGCTATCATCGTCAAACGGGTCACCGGTAAGACCCTTCGGGAATACGCCGAGGAGCAGATGTTCCGGCCGCTCCAGATGAGTCAGACCCATTTCCACGATGACAACGGCATGGTGGTCCTAGGCCGAACCCGGGGGTACGGATATCAGGGGGCCTGGAAGGAAACCGTCCCGAACTACTCCACGGTCGGGGCGACCAGTCTGTTCACCACGGTGATCGACTTGGTGCAGTGGCACCGGCATCTCGACGAAGGCCTGTTAGGCGGACCGGAATCCCTCCGGACTTTGCTCACCCCGGCGGTCCTGACCTCGGGTGATTCGCTCAAATACGCCCTCGGGATTCAGCATGGCAGCTACCGGGGGGTGCCGACGATTTCCCATTCCGGAGGCGATCCGGGCTACCGGACGCATTTACTCCACTTCCCGCGCTTCAAGGGCGGGGTGTCGGTGTTGTGTAACCAGAATGAAGCCAACCCAGTGCTGTTGGGCGAGCAAACGGCCGATCGGTTCTTCGCGAGCGAGTTGCAACCGGTCCGGATCCCGGGTGATTCGGCAGCCGGGGGGGCGTTGGTCGAGGCGACCGGGCTCTACTGGAGCGAACAGACCGAGGGCATTGCCACGGTTGAAATCGAGGGCACTCGCTTGGGTTGGAAAACCGGGCCGGTCAGTACCAGGCTCCGACGACTGACTGAGGATTCCTATTCGATCGGCAACGGGCCGGGGCGGCTCCAGGTGGTGCCGAACGGCGTGGTGGCCCGGACCGGGAACGGGGAGCCGTCGCGCTATGCTCGCGTCGATGCCTGGGTTCCGAGCGCGGCGGACCGAGCGGCCCTAGCCGGCCGCTATACCAGCGATGAGATCGGGGTCACCTGGCAGATTCGGCTCGCCGGCGATACCCTGTCGCTCGAGCGGCGAAAGTTCTCTGCCGCTCCGTTGACCGCGGTGTTTCGAGATACGTATACCGCCAGTTCCGGCGGCCTCCAACTGGTGATCCGAGCGGTTCGTGACAAAGCAGGAAAAGTGACCGGAGTGACCGTGGGATCCGGACGGGTTCGGCGGGTAGCGTTTTCCAAGGAGAAGGCATGA